CTATACGGCAATTTCGCAACGTAAAGGTCAAGTAACTTATATTTCTCAGTCGTAACAACTCAAGAGAAAAGTACTTGAACCTACTATTTAAGTTTGGTTCCATGTAAATGTCATTGTAGTAATCGAAGACTTCGGAGTCGTTCGAACATTTTTCGCACAAGGGATTTTCTCTTTGAGGTTTCTCATCGAGATCGTGCTTCCTAGTCGCTCGTTCTCCGTGTTGAGAATTTTCATCGTCCGCTTCCCCTCCTCGATCGGTGAGGTAAAAACCGTCGTTAGAACAGAACTGTGTCGATTCGTTTCTAGGCTTTTTTCTTCGAGTGTTTGCTATGTTTTCATGCGAGCGTCCATTTCCTTCGTGTTTCTGACAAACGCAAACAAAATACAAAGTTACTAATAGTAAAATAGAAAATGTTCTCAAAACACTGCcaatatttattatagatagggtagtttatttattatagaaacAATCGATTACTCGTGTACCTACTTCGTAGCCATTTACGTGTTCTCTGCGAAAATCTACTTTGCGATTATTATTCGAATTGATTTGCTTCATAGGACGTTCGCCTACGTAATTATAGTTCGTATAATCGATCGTATACAAGTGTTCCGCGCTGTCTTCGATCTTTTTCTGCAGTTTCGGAGTCACCACGCTTCGAGACGATCTTAAACGACGCTTTATGGAATTACGATATTCCCATTAACATTTGTCACGTTGTACGGTGTGTCATTTACTTTAAAGCATTCTTTGCATCAACCGACGAGTTGGATGTAACGTTTGCTCTGTTACTCAAGTTTGCTGACGATATGGAGCACCCGTTGCTCCCGCAACACTCACCGCCGCACTGATATTGGCTTGTTCGATACAACGATTTATCAACAGAGTACCGTGAACCATTGCCTTCCGACGTCGAATTAAATTCAACTTCTTTCACGTACGTTTCTATTTcctatatttatgaaaatttgtcaatCGATCTGTTACGTCTTCCGTAGAAACGCGAAATTTCTAAGTGTTTCGTATTACCAAGTCTATTACCTGCTCGTTATGATCTCTGGTAGGTCCCTCTTGTTCCGAACTCGAAGCTTCAGCTTTCGACGATAGTTTATCGGTGGATGTACCACATTCCCTGTAATCCACTCTCACGTAAGGATCTTCAACGATCACCATGTCATccttttcgtatttttcatcgAACATTGCCAGTTGCTGTGGACTGCCGCTGTGacgaataaatttattattaaataaaataacttgacaaacgttatatcgttaagCTCGATCTGATTTATTGTATCTCTTGCCTGATTAAAAGCGCGTAGTTCTCCATTGTTGACTCGTTAGAGTGTTTCGAACCAGACACGTTCGTTTTCAGGTATTTTTGGCCATCGTTCATCTTGTCGGAGTAAAAATAGACAGGTTTAGCGATTTCCATAGATGGCTCGTGTTTAATCACGTTACGAAGACGTTGACGCGATAGTCGATTGTCTTTATACAGTTTGCTTCCTTTTTTCTTATCTTTGCCTCTATAACGTATTTAGTAACATATTTAGAATAAACATGTCGTTAGGAATTTATTTTCTGGCGAAATGTATCTTTGTAAttactttctttcgttttgtaaaacgatggaaaataattctatatacagggtggttggtaactagtggtacaagtggaaagggggcgattctacgagaaaaaaagaagtcgaaaatatagaataaacatttttcgtttgacgctttgttttcactgtagatcgttgtctcgatggaaaaattaaaataaaaagaaaaaattttttcacccccttttcgcttgcaccaccagttaccaaccaccctgtatatactaACCCTAATACATCGTCCGCGTCGAAGAAGATTTTCGACTTCTTGGCGTAATTTCTTTGGAGTCGTTCGAAAGTCTCGTCGTCATCTTGAATTTCTTGCGAAAGATACTTTTCTATGACCGACGATGGCTCGTATCGGTCGCGATGGCACTTGGATTTCATTTTCTCGTACAAGAACTCACTCTCCCGGGCACTCAGAGCGGATTTCAAGCCATTCGCTGTGAGATCGATCAACGCGTAGCAGATTCGGCGCGCGtctgaaatataaatattttgacaATTTTTAAATCTACTAAGAAGTCGTTTGAACTTCAGAGTAAATGTTTACGTATATGTAGGCTTTAAATACTAAAACACTTCTGGCATTACTATATTACACACATACGTATCGCTGGATTTGTTCTCAAATCCGGTATAACGCATACGACTAAAAATATGTACACGATCGTGTCAATCGAAAGATGTGAGTTATCTTTCTATTGCTAAAAAATATAGTCTTGACGCGAGTAATTCGTTAActgtaatattttgtataatttcttgcatagcgttttttttttttttgtcgtatTCGTTAAATACGATTCTGGTCTATCTCGAGTGTAATTCGTTGAACGAAAACCACCGCTCTTTACAAATAGACATCTGATTTCACGTTAGAATTCTGCGTGACAGTGATTTATCGGAATAGATAAAATTATCGTCGAGCTTCTGGAGATAAATCTTTCATCCAGCTTCCGTTTCACTTTAAACTTGTTTTCTTACTTACGCGGTCGCGATTCCGGGATATAGTAGAGAACTACACCAGACAGCATCAGCACAATCAGAGAGAAACGTTTCAGGTAACCGATCCAGGCAAACACGAAGAACGTCTCCTCTGAATAATCTGACGGGCAAAGAAGAAAGTGACTTCGATCATCGAACCAAACGCTTTCACTTACTGTCGCTGTTCCATGATTTTGTCGCGGCGCACTGTATCACGAGCGCGCCAAGCACCGCCAACAGTTTCATCTCTAAAAACCGGACTGCCGGTTCGCCGTTCGTTGGCCGATATCCGATCTTCGATTTACGTGGGAATCGCCATGATTTTTCAGAAAGAACAAAGTCACGACGGAAGATGGCAACGAGCCTCTTTGACGCGACGTTCGCCCCCAGGCGAATTATCAGGAAGCGAATTTCACTTCGATCATGTGAAtaacgacaaaaaaaaaaaaagaaaaaatacgaaGACGAAGAGCGTTGTAAGTAGAATCGGCACGGCTATAACAGACACATACGAAACGTAAGTAGCTTTTACATCGAATTAAAGCGTATTTTTCTTTCCTCGTGTAACGCCATGTAAAACTTATGATCTAAGAAACTTATATGAGACACTTATCTTCCAATGGCTTGGatcgaatgaaaagaaaattgaGGTAATGTCACATTAGCGAGAAGCGAATACACTTGACGCGTCGTATTATCGGTAAAACAAACTCGTACTATGTTGTTGATCTGAAAATTACATTAAGGGCTAAGATATGCTACGGTGTGGTACGACAGATCGATGCGTCATGCGACGCAGCGAAGCAAACCAAAAGCGACATGTCAGCACGTAATAAGACAAGCGATGATTTAACTCTTCACGAGACAACGATCGTCGAACGAGTACTAATTTTGCCTCAAATAAGTAGAGACGCACACGTAATTCCTGGAGTTTCTCGCGTTTTATCTCTTCCGTTATCTTTTAAAAATGGTAAGTAAGAAAGGATCAGAATAGAAGGAACGATAttatcgaagaagaaaataatagtaaatcgATAATATGTAACGATTATCCGGAATTCGTgaacgaaaataatttcttagattcgtattttatacttttattatgCTCTGAATACtttacaatataatacaaaGGAAATCTAGCGGACACGCCAATAGTTTTCTACAGCTTAGCAAGCGCGAGAGTGACGTGCGCATCGATACGAACGCGGAAAAGTATTTGGTACGAGTTAGCGACGGGAAACTGTGCAAGGTGCGCAAGCAAGTGCTCGCACTACACGCTACATAGTGCGTCTCTAATGCAACACTGATCCGTGACTTCGTTATTGAAGTTGTGTTCGTGAATAGTAACTAGTTTCTCGAGAAACGATGCTATTCTCTCATTTTTCTCTTCTCGAAACCTATAATCCGactggaaaaataaaagaaatcctTGAACCTATTGTATTAACTAAGGTTTCGCGTTAAATCTATACGATCTGATAGGAAGGATCGTTAACTGTTTACCGGTAGAGAGCAAGCATGTTTCCCAAGATGTGGTACATGTTCGTTAATAACTCTATCTAAAATAAAGAATCTACGTTGTTTTATAATACTGGTCGTCTCGAAATAAAGTTGATCCAAGTGACGACGACACGTTGATCATGTACTGTCGCGGTGAAGGAAGCAAATTCAAACGCGACAACGCAATACTCTGCgactaatataataattaataataataataataataataatttgtaatacaGTAGAgtaaaatacaatacaatacaatacaatacgtGTATCGGAACGAAATAAggaatatcgtataacgaaatatgtacgCGTGGAACGTTCAAAGCGTATCAAATTCGGTCCGTTTTTGACAAACACAGAGATCCGCTAATAATACTTTTTTGTAAGAACGTTAGGCCCGTGAACGACGTAGAACGCGAATTCGATAAATAAGACGAGAAGCGCGACAAGATTATCGAACACTCGCGTTACGTAGGACACGAGTGATCCGTTTGTTCGACGAGTGCATAAATACCGAGTCCACGCTTCGAACGACCTGGATACGCGCACGTGTATTCAACTACGCGGATGGACGACTTTATACATAGAGTGAGAACGATTTAATGCGAACGACGAACAATGATGCGAATGACGTGACGTAGACCACCAGGTCAATGAGATCTCGACGTCCTTCCaatagaaacgaaaagaaaaaagacaaagagAAATTACGACACTTCTATGTACATTCCGCTGGAAACGATTCTCAACAACGAGAATAGGATTCGCAACTTAAACGAGCAAATTTCGAACTGGCTGAAAAGCTGCGACTTtttccaaaaagaaaaaaaaaaagaaaaaaacagacagTGAAAGATTGAGAGAAGCTCGATGATCCGCGAAATAATCGTATCCTGTTACACGGGCATAGACCCCTTCGTCTTTACGCGAAGGATTTCTTCAGCTTGTTGATAGCGTTTGTGAGATGAGTCATTTCCGTGTTCAGCTGAGACACCATATTTTCCAACCTATCCACGCTGTCCAACACTTCGACGCGTTGCGTGTGCGGATCGTACCTCACCTCGAAGGGTCGGCTCATGGTGGACACCTAAAACGAAAATATCAAAGATCATAGTTCGTGAATCACCGTGATGGAAAATTGTTtctttaatttataacgtcaaatCCAAGTTTCAATCGAGGCTCGACGAAAGTCGCCTGCGaaagaatttatatttaatcagTAAAAATAGTAATACCATTTACGACACTGAGCATGAAACCAACACTCTCaatacacgtatatatatacaatatatagctGAGATACGCGTTACTACCACGCGTTCAAGTCTCTAGCATCGATCGACACTTACCCAACGACGGAATTTCTCTTTGGCGTCCTCGAAGCTTTCCGCCACGTAATAGATCGGTTGATATTCTTGATCTTGATACTTCTGAACGGCGGTGGTCTTAGGATCGAATGATCTGTGCTCGCATTTGTCGCTCAATGCGTGAAGAAGTTCTCCATAAGCAGACAGAAGACCAGCGCCATAAGCTTTCACCTCGGAACCTTCCTTGCAAAGACCAAATTCAACGGTGAACCAGTAAATCGTGGATAATTTTTCGATTTCCTCGTCGGAGGCTCCGAGCGAGGCAAGTCCGATTTCTTGAGAGAATTGAGCGAAGCTTGGATCGGCTAGCAACGGCATATGACCCAAAAGCTCGTGGATGCAATCTCTGCAAAGTAAAAGAGAATTAACAAAATCGTTCCAATTAGACGTCTTGACGATATCGGTGACGTTATTGCTTTCATTTCGCTTATTCGTGTCGAAGGTAATTAACCGAGTACCGATGAGCGAGTAAGAGAACGAGGACAAAGTACGGCGGTGAAAGTTCTCGCGCAACTAAATGGAGGATAGGCTTTCATCTCTCGACTAATTACGATGCATAATctcattatttaaaatttcacgttCAAGTAGAGTCGATGTATCTACGAGAGGTGTCTATGAACGTTACACGAACTCCACGATATTACAATTATGGAAAATGCGCCACGAGGATGAAAATAATGACACGGACGAGAGGaaagaatatttttgaaatttgtgCAAAAATTTAGGGAAGAATGGTCGAACGGACGGAATGAGATGTGGTCGATTGAAATTTCTCTTACGACAATGCACACGATATACTTGGACGGAAATCGAAAATTATAACGAACGCGGGAACCGTTTCAGTGGAGAAACAAGTTCGCAACAGTGAAACTAAGTTATCAACGCCATCGTGTCGTTAAAAGCCAATTAGAGCTCCATTACGAGCTTAGAGAGGTACGGTAATTCTATTATCATCGTTCCCTGTGTAACAGGATGTCGCTCTCGTCATAACGCAGTATCGATTGCTCTCGCGTACTTTCGTACGAAAAAATCTTCCTCGTGTAAACTTAAAAATGCGAAAACCAAAATTGAGAATAAGGCAAGGAGAAAAAGTACAACGAGACGAACGTACAAACAAACTCGTGCCTTAAAATGCTTCAAAAAATTGACGATACAAATTCGCGAAGATATAATACGTGTAAAAATCCTGAAGAGAGACACTTACGGTTCCGGGGTGTGGTAAGGAGTCTTGATATGACGAATGTATTGAGTGCTCTGGAAGACCCTGAATGCAAGGCTGGATAAAAAGTCCCTGGCCGTGAGCAATCCAGCCGCAGGTCTCAAAGTAAATCCAGTGTTCTTCTTCAAGAATTCGCTGACTTCCTGCAGCTGAGGTATGCGATGCGATTCGAAGATCTTTTCTTCTTGCAGCTTCCTGAAGGTTCTTCGATATTCCACGCAAGCGTGTTTCGGTACCAGGTCGACGATCGTGTTGAACACACGCGACCAGGTCTCGTTCTCCGTTTCGGTATAAGGAATGTTAGGTATAGGGTCACCATACTTGTACGCGAAAGCGATCTCCGCAATGACCTTCCTGCGAGCACGATACTCCTTGTCAGCGAATCCAGGATGGTTCATGTCAAGATCAGGTTCGTATTTGGTCATCAAGTGATTGCAGTTGTCGAGCTCGGACGCGTGTCTCGGGAACCAGGGATCTTTGATGCTGACAGAATTGTCCCCGAGCAGAGTAACGCCGTCTAACGCGGAACTCTGACGAAGGTTCCTGATTAATTGCAGCAAACACTGCCTGGTCATGTCGATCTTCACGAGAACATCGAATTGGAGTCCTTCCTTCTTCGATGGTCGTGTCTCAACGTGGGTCACCGTTCCCTTGAAATTCTCGATCGTCTTGAGGATTCTAGCCAAGGAGCCTATGCCTTCTCTCAAACGCAAAACAAGTGCTGCCTTTTGCACGGTGTGCTCGCTTTCGGGGCATTCCGCTATCGTCTTCGCGAGTACCACTTCCTCTTCTGTTAATCCAACGTCTAAGGAAAACCATAAATCGCTCTCATCAAACAGAATTCCTAAGATGGTAGAAACACTTAACCGAGTAGGAGAGCTGAACCTTTTTATCAAATTCCAGGGCAAAAACCATAAGAAAGGCAGACGTTTCTTTCTTGGAAATAAAATTCTTGAAACTACAGGCATACGTCGAAGTAAATAAGAGAGCTTTCGCGTTATCAAATTTCAGACTGAAGGTTCTTCCTTCGAGACTCTTACGCGATATTTCGAGGCGCTAAGTGATTTCCTCTGGACTGTGTAATAATCTGGCAATTCAAAGTCCATTTCCGCGAAATGTCTCCCACTTTTATATGGGTTACGGTGCAGCTGGCGAGGTGGGGAATAGGGACAGAATAAAGTAGCTCTTATTGTCGCCCACGAACGTGCCGGGACTCGGCCAAGCAAAGATGGAGAcggtaaaaaagaaataactCTGTTATACATTTATCGTGGACGCACGGAGGCGTTTCAGAAACGGGAGAAAGGGGTCCCCGGCTAATACGATTCTAAATGCACAAAGCGGATTCGAAAAGAGAAATGGTCGGGAAAAGGCGGTAAAAGGTCGCCCCCGTAATTCAGCCAAGTGTCGGAAAGCGCTTGGTTCAACTCTCTTTGGTCAGGTACATGCCATTTACAATAGAAGCTGCTTCACTCCCCATTTACCCTATTCGCTTCGTGCAGTCTAATAACGATCGCATCTTCCAGAATTTTACGTCTTTCCGATTCCTTATGAAGCGGACGATATGCTTCGATCTTTGAACgacatattttttcttcttacatttatttatattaaataccagattatttgaaattattatatttcgatTACTCGTAGCATGGATCAAACGATTCATCCGATTACTCGTACTCTACCAAAGAAATTTACGAACTAATTAAATGAATCGTTATTTTAGATTCTTATCTTTTATCTTTATCTGGAATGAAATATTCCCAAGCTCTAATTACGTTTCAGAGTGTGTTTCAGAGTTAATTTCGTAAGAAGTATCCTTGACGCGTTAAAAGTCCTTTATCTGCGATCTGACGAAAAACATGTTGCATACACTTACCATTGTCGTAATCCTCTGGTTTGCCAATATCGCTGTCCGACGAAACCTCAGCTTTGGCTTCTGCAAGTCAGAAATAATTGCGTGCTCATGCAACATGCTACATCTATCGACACTTCGTAATTGTGTTTCTCTTGGATACGAACAAATTCGACGATAAAAAGGGAACTCTCGAAGCATCGAAATTTTTGCTCGTCCAGGAGACATTCGTAGAAAAGTTCATAAATACAAACCTCCGTCCTTAGCAGCACAAGCCAACGTTTCCACCTGTTCATCGTCGCTCGACGAAGCGTAACGTTCCGTATCTGGGCAGATAGTCTCTTCGCCTATCGAGTTCAACAGCAAATAAAATTATCGTGCAACACCGATACTGTTACGAAACAAGTTGAGATCAAGTAACATCAAAAATATTCGCCGCAATACGAAGTAAAAAAAGCTATTCGGAAAATAATCTTAACATCGATTACGCATGCAACATCGAACAATATGAAACGGTGAGTAGAAAAATTTAAGAAAGATCATGCTCGTTTGCTTAAGCTGTACAAAAATTATGTTAAAAGTAACAGACTGTTACTTACCATTTGCTCGTTGACGCGCTTCTTCAAGAACGCTCTGCTTCGTTTGCTTGACAACCAAAGTTTCAAAGCGAGCATCGTCCACGAGAGACCGCCGTCTCGCTGGATAACCGTTCTAAATAAACAAAatgatatttcgatatttaatcGAGAGTATTTTACAACAGCGTCATAGCATAGAAGGTACATTACTTATgtacatttatagaaaatttaactGATCGCATACTGTACATATATACGAGGGCGAGCCGTGTGTCACATCGTAGAGAATCGATAATTTGACAGTTAACAactgtatattttaataatctaaGGACTCACAAAGGATGAATAATTATCATCAAGTGATATAAGTAAAGACCATCGACGATGAGttctaaaaatttgaaataaaaataataaacaataattattttacgATATCTACCATGACAATCTCTCGCTTCTTAAATAAGCAATTCTAAACCGACGAGtgctaaattaatttaatgcaCGATATGTTAAAGCTAGAAAAATGCGGAAAATGGAAAAACGTAGCAAGTATCCGAAATACGATATTCGTCGTAATATTTTATTAGTGAAATCTCTCTTTAGATTCCAGTTCTTCAATTCTATTCGAAAGAGTATGAATTTACGTGGATATCCGCAGCCTATGCATCgcgattaaattacatttttaaacGGCGGATATCCTATCGGTAAGTGAAATCTCGATGCCTCCAACTGCTTGTTCGCGACGAATCAAAGTTTACCTGACGTTCAAAGAGCGGATACCACGGTTGGTAATTCTGATAAGGATTCGAAGACGCGGAAATTAGCGCGCACAGCGGTCATCCGGCTGCCGTTGAAGGATCGGAAATTAGGATCGAATCCTGGGACAGAGGACACAAAGCGTTTCACGCCCTCAAAGAGGATCGCGCGTCGACTAATCCTTGCGATTCGA
Above is a genomic segment from Bombus vancouverensis nearcticus chromosome 1, iyBomVanc1_principal, whole genome shotgun sequence containing:
- the LOC117158686 gene encoding uncharacterized protein LOC117158686 codes for the protein MKLLAVLGALVIQCAATKSWNSDNYSEETFFVFAWIGYLKRFSLIVLMLSGVVLYYIPESRPHARRICYALIDLTANGLKSALSARESEFLYEKMKSKCHRDRYEPSSVIEKYLSQEIQDDDETFERLQRNYAKKSKIFFDADDVLGGKDKKKGSKLYKDNRLSRQRLRNVIKHEPSMEIAKPVYFYSDKMNDGQKYLKTNVSGSKHSNESTMENYALLISGSPQQLAMFDEKYEKDDMVIVEDPYVRVDYRECGTSTDKLSSKAEASSSEQEGPTRDHNEQEIETYVKEVEFNSTSEGNGSRYSVDKSLYRTSQYQCGGECCGSNGCSISSANLSNRANVTSNSSVDAKNALKSSRSVVTPKLQKKIEDSAEHLYTIDYTNYNYVGERPMKQINSNNNRKVDFRREHVNGYEKHEGNGRSHENIANTRRKKPRNESTQFCSNDGFYLTDRGGEADDENSQHGERATRKHDLDEKPQRENPLCEKCSNDSEVFDYYNDIYMEPNLNSRFKYFSLELLRLRNISYLTFTLRNCRIDFYFYFRDTCINFRTEKNFPIPFYRIALLHFLYD
- the ple gene encoding tyrosine hydroxylase ple, encoding MMAVAAAQKNREMFAIKKSYSIENGYPARRRSLVDDARFETLVVKQTKQSVLEEARQRANGEETICPDTERYASSSDDEQVETLACAAKDGEAKAEVSSDSDIGKPEDYDNDVGLTEEEVVLAKTIAECPESEHTVQKAALVLRLREGIGSLARILKTIENFKGTVTHVETRPSKKEGLQFDVLVKIDMTRQCLLQLIRNLRQSSALDGVTLLGDNSVSIKDPWFPRHASELDNCNHLMTKYEPDLDMNHPGFADKEYRARRKVIAEIAFAYKYGDPIPNIPYTETENETWSRVFNTIVDLVPKHACVEYRRTFRKLQEEKIFESHRIPQLQEVSEFLKKNTGFTLRPAAGLLTARDFLSSLAFRVFQSTQYIRHIKTPYHTPEPDCIHELLGHMPLLADPSFAQFSQEIGLASLGASDEEIEKLSTIYWFTVEFGLCKEGSEVKAYGAGLLSAYGELLHALSDKCEHRSFDPKTTAVQKYQDQEYQPIYYVAESFEDAKEKFRRWVSTMSRPFEVRYDPHTQRVEVLDSVDRLENMVSQLNTEMTHLTNAINKLKKSFA